The genomic region CTATCAAACTAAAAAGGCTTCCTGCCTCAGGATGCACAGGCATATACATGGGAAGCAATCCTCCTGCTACACCGACACAGGCCCCTCCAATGCCAAATACTAAAGCGTAGATTTTGCTGGTATCTATGCCCATTAGTTCAGCCGCATCCCTGTCCATGGCAGTGGCCTGTATCGCCCATCCCGTTCTGCTTCCGGTCATAAATCGGTATATGCATGTGATGACTATTAAGGAAACGATTGCAATGACAAGTTGAGGAAGAGGGAGAATTAAATCTCCCATGGGTATGACTCTGCCCCCCAAATACGTGTCCGACAACAACTTAAAGTTTGGTGAAAATCTGTTCAAACATATGTTTTTAATGAGCATCGACAACCCAAAAGTGGCAAGAAGAGCTGAAAGAGGGGGCTTACCAATGAGTTGACTTATAACCAACTTGTAAACAATAACAGATAAAATAAATACAAATGCCGCAGAAGCAATCCATGAAATCAAAGGATCAACATTCATTAAAAAACCCAACCAATAAGTCACATACATGGCCACCATCAAAAATTCTCCATGGGCAAAATTTATAACGTCCATTACACCCCAAATCAGAGATAATCCAACGGTTATTAACGCATACAACATTCCATTAAGCAGTCCGTCCAATACTACCTGCAGGAATATTGCCATCGGCAATTCCTCCTTCAATCTAAAATTTGGGAAGAAGGCTTCAAGAAACCCTCTTCCCAAATTCTATGCAATTGATCGCTATTTACGTTGGTCCCAGGAAGGCATAGGAACTACTGGTTCGGCATTTGCAAATTCCTCAGGAAATACCCTTCGATATTCTCCGCCAATTAGTTGGGTAATTGTACTCATGGCCTTTATGTTTTGACCGCCCGGGGCAAATGCCACTTTTCCACCCAAGGAAAGCGGTGAATCCCACTCGTTGGCATAGAGGGCATCGACTATTTTTTCCGTATCAAGAGAGCCAACTTTTTCGATAGCCTGGGCCAGTACAAGCATTGCCACTGCCTCTTGAATGCTATCGCTATCAAAGGGAACGGGAGGATCTATTTTAGATTTATATATTTCTTCAACAGGAGCTACAGCTGGCATTAGTTCTGCTAGTTCCGGAGAATATCCGGTGGTACCCATGAAATAATCTCCATCGCCACCGAGCTGCTTTGCAATTAATGGATCTTGATAACCCGAACAGTAGTTTAAACTTACCTTAGGAAGCCAAGAAAGTTGTTTCATAGTTTTTATCCAGAGTATGTAGTCTGCACCTAGACATGCACCAAACACGACGTCGGGATTTTTTCCTTTCAGCATCTGCACCTCGCTGTTGAGGTTTGTAGCTCCAGGATTGAAAGCTACGTCTGCAACATATTCGAAGCCGGCCTCTTCGATAGCCTTTTTGGCCTCCTGCGCAGCATGCTTTCCAAATTCGGTGTTTTCATAAATAACTCCGAAGGTCTTGTAATTTGTTCCTTCAGTTTCGTTAAGCCATTTAATGAAATTCACGAACTCGATGGATTCGGTCTCGTCAGTGGGAGCAATACGGAAGAAATATCTCGTACCCCTCTTAGTAAGTTCGGCTGAACTCGATGCACCACACATAAATATCCTCTTTCTTCTCTCGGCGACCATACTTGCCGGTTTAGTTACAGCGCTGTTATAGCTTCCTATTATTGCGAAAACACCTTCCTGGTCGAAGAGGCGTTCCGCTTCGCTTTTACCTACATCGGGCTTCCCTTGATGATCGGCGTGGATTAAAACGATTTTATATCCATCCAAAATTCCCTCTTGATCAGCTAAAGGAACAGGAATGTCCGGATAGGAGTTGTTTATCACTTCAACTGCAGCTTCAACTGCGGCCTTACACCTCTGTCCCGCCAAGGCCACAGGCCCAGTTAAAGGAAAAAGCGTGCCGATCTTTATTACCTTTTCCTCGGCACAGGCAACATCGGAGACTGTAAAACCGGCCAGGAGTGCGATAGCAATAATCGACGTAATTACTCTACCCCATCTCTTGCTCATGATAACAACACCCCCTCAGAATTATTAAATGATTTTTTTAACGACTATTTGTATAAAATATAAAGTTCTATCAGATAACTGTCAAATGACGATAATATCCTTGGGAAGTTTACAAAGCGACCTGCATCCGTCATCTGTAACGACTACGATATTTTCAATGCGAATGCCAATTTTGCCTGGTATATAAATGCCGGGCTCTATACTGAAAGTCATTCCCGGTTCCAAAGGTGTTTTATTACCTTCTATAATGTAAGGCGCTTCATGGATTGCAACGCCTATACCATGACCGAGGCGGGTATTGAAGTATTCACCGTATCCTGCGTCTTCTATTACACTTCTTGCAGCTCTATCCACTTCTTCGGCCAGGACTCCGGGCCTCACGGCAGCTTCTCCTGCTTCCTGGGCATTTAATACTACTTCATAAAGATTCTTTTCTTCATCTGATGGATCTCCGACGAAGATCGTCCGAGTGGTGTCAGAACAATAACTTTCATATCTACACCCAAAGTCAATAAGCACCAGATCCCGTTCTTCTATAACACCTTTTGTGCCGTTGTAATGAGGTTTTGAGGCGTTCTCCTTACGCGCAACTATTACATCAAATGCAGGACCATCTGCTCCACGCTCTTCAAAAAGCTCTATCAGTTTTTTCTTTATCTCTCCCTCGGTCAATCCCGGTCTTATAAAGCCTAAAAGTTCTCTAAAAGCTGCATCAGAAATCTGCGTTGCCCTTTCGAGCTTTTCTATCTCCGAAGGGCTTTTAATTATTCTCATTCTCTCCAAAAAATGCCAACCGTTTAACAACTTTACCCCTTGTTGATCGGAAATCTCTATGGCGTCCACGGCTCTAACTCCAAAGTTGACGGCAAGTTTCTTATCGTTTAGATTAAAATCGTTCATTGCCTTTGCTAAAACAGGATAAAACCAATCTTTGTCATTCCACACATAAATGGGCGCCTCACTGCCGAATGCCGCCTCAAATTCTTCTAAATAAAGATGGGGCGTGATACAAAAATAACTGCCGTCGGCCAAAATAAACAGCCCTTTGAATCGCTCACACTCACCAGTTTTAAGCCCGCTAAGGTACTCCAAGTCGTCTCCCGGACCCAAAAGAAAAGCATCGATTCCTCTCTTCTGAAGATCCTTCGAAATTTCCCGTATCTTTCTTTTGTCCAACATTCTTAAATGCCTCCTCCCTTCAAAGTAACTTGCAAATGACAGTAAATATCTTCATGCAGATGCAAAAAGCAAGATCTATCTTCGTTCCACAGAAACCGTGTTTTTGCCTCTGGATTTTGAATTGTACAAGGCTTTATCGGCTCTTTCTATTGCTCTTTCAAAGGGTTCGTCGGGCAAATATTGGGATATTCCGATGCTAATAGTTACGTGCATACCCGAGTATAAGCGACTTTCCACATTTTTCCTTAACCTATGGGCAATGTGCAAAGCTTGGTTTAACGATATCATTGAAATAAGTAAAAATTCATCTCCACCCCATCTAACGAATATATCATCTTCTCTTATAGTTTTCCTGACGGTTTCACTCAACTCTTTCAGCACTAAATCTCCTACCAGATGGCCGTAAGTGTCATTTATCAGTTTGAAACCATCAATATCAAATAAAAAAATACTGATATCTTTTCCATAATCCCGGCACTTGGTTATCAAATCGGACAGCTTGTCCTGTAATCCCTTTCTGTTCAAAGCACCAGTTAAGGCATCTACTGTAGAGCTTGTATAAAGTCCTTCAATTAATTGCTTTGTTTTCATTTCTCTAATTTTATCATCGGTTATATCCCAAAATATTCCGGCTAGGAACAAAGGCCTTCCCTCGAGATCATGTTCGGTTACAACAGCTGTGGTCTCAACCCACATATATGTTCCATTTTTCTTCCTTATCCTGAATTTGTTGTTGTAAATACCCCTATCTTGTTCCAATGCCTGCTTTATAGCTGATTCATATGATTGACGATCATCGGGATGTACTAGTGCTTTAAATTGAGATATTGATTTAATCTCTTCTTTATCATATCCTAAAATCTCATAAGCAAGAGGGTTCAATTGCAACTCGCCTGTTTTAATGTTTCGTTCGTAGTAAGCAACTTTACTTCGCGCCAACGTCAATTCTAATCGTCTTTTTTGCCCTCTCAAGGATTCCTGCATCTGAACTAATTGTGTAATATCGGTCATGACTATGAGAAAACCCAACGTGCCGTCACCATTTGTGACCTGTTTTTTATTGATTTTCAAATAATGAATC from Acetomicrobium thermoterrenum DSM 13490 harbors:
- a CDS encoding branched-chain amino acid ABC transporter permease, yielding MAIFLQVVLDGLLNGMLYALITVGLSLIWGVMDVINFAHGEFLMVAMYVTYWLGFLMNVDPLISWIASAAFVFILSVIVYKLVISQLIGKPPLSALLATFGLSMLIKNICLNRFSPNFKLLSDTYLGGRVIPMGDLILPLPQLVIAIVSLIVITCIYRFMTGSRTGWAIQATAMDRDAAELMGIDTSKIYALVFGIGGACVGVAGGLLPMYMPVHPEAGSLFSLIAFVCVALGGFGSIVGSLLAAILVGLVEALVGFYVAPIFKYVAVFGLYLIVILIRPKGLFGW
- a CDS encoding ABC transporter substrate-binding protein — encoded protein: MSKRWGRVITSIIAIALLAGFTVSDVACAEEKVIKIGTLFPLTGPVALAGQRCKAAVEAAVEVINNSYPDIPVPLADQEGILDGYKIVLIHADHQGKPDVGKSEAERLFDQEGVFAIIGSYNSAVTKPASMVAERRKRIFMCGASSSAELTKRGTRYFFRIAPTDETESIEFVNFIKWLNETEGTNYKTFGVIYENTEFGKHAAQEAKKAIEEAGFEYVADVAFNPGATNLNSEVQMLKGKNPDVVFGACLGADYILWIKTMKQLSWLPKVSLNYCSGYQDPLIAKQLGGDGDYFMGTTGYSPELAELMPAVAPVEEIYKSKIDPPVPFDSDSIQEAVAMLVLAQAIEKVGSLDTEKIVDALYANEWDSPLSLGGKVAFAPGGQNIKAMSTITQLIGGEYRRVFPEEFANAEPVVPMPSWDQRK
- a CDS encoding M24 family metallopeptidase — encoded protein: MLDKRKIREISKDLQKRGIDAFLLGPGDDLEYLSGLKTGECERFKGLFILADGSYFCITPHLYLEEFEAAFGSEAPIYVWNDKDWFYPVLAKAMNDFNLNDKKLAVNFGVRAVDAIEISDQQGVKLLNGWHFLERMRIIKSPSEIEKLERATQISDAAFRELLGFIRPGLTEGEIKKKLIELFEERGADGPAFDVIVARKENASKPHYNGTKGVIEERDLVLIDFGCRYESYCSDTTRTIFVGDPSDEEKNLYEVVLNAQEAGEAAVRPGVLAEEVDRAARSVIEDAGYGEYFNTRLGHGIGVAIHEAPYIIEGNKTPLEPGMTFSIEPGIYIPGKIGIRIENIVVVTDDGCRSLCKLPKDIIVI
- a CDS encoding sensor domain-containing diguanylate cyclase; translated protein: MIEILDSILAGNDIRYIPITMNLPKNLIVNYPMLKRFEIRKSLLPQNHILINIPETFYMKHKRVLLPAVCILLVLSVIVFSLLINIKKRKYAEISLNREITFLKQLIETIPEAICYIDNEGYIKLYNKAFENYLSSDIGQIRECKLFDCISDISLRGDLELEGSYLTSDGEFKASQHLFKDRNGRIHYLKINKKQVTNGDGTLGFLIVMTDITQLVQMQESLRGQKRRLELTLARSKVAYYERNIKTGELQLNPLAYEILGYDKEEIKSISQFKALVHPDDRQSYESAIKQALEQDRGIYNNKFRIRKKNGTYMWVETTAVVTEHDLEGRPLFLAGIFWDITDDKIREMKTKQLIEGLYTSSTVDALTGALNRKGLQDKLSDLITKCRDYGKDISIFLFDIDGFKLINDTYGHLVGDLVLKELSETVRKTIREDDIFVRWGGDEFLLISMISLNQALHIAHRLRKNVESRLYSGMHVTISIGISQYLPDEPFERAIERADKALYNSKSRGKNTVSVERR